One region of Micromonospora ureilytica genomic DNA includes:
- a CDS encoding dihydrolipoyl dehydrogenase family protein has protein sequence MTTIEYDVVVIGAGPVGENVADRVVRGGLTAAIVERELVGGECSYWACMPTKALLRSASALRAARQLPGAREAVTGDLDVAAVLGRRDSFASHWQDDGQVSWLESAGIALHRGHGRISSARTVEVAGVDGVTTRLTARHAVVVATGSSALLPDIPGLREAAPWSSREAASAGSVPRRLAIIGGGVVAAEMATAFAALGSSVTVLARDGLLPSAEPFAGELVTESLREAGVSVRLGAEAVSVERDASGVVRIGTASGERIEADEVLVAVGRTPNTQDIGLDGIGLAPGAWLAVDDTLRVVGGGEWLYAAGDVNRRVLLTHQGKYQARAVGDVIVARAKGAKVEDGRWGRHVATADERAVPQVVFTDPEIASVGLTAAAAAAAGLRIRVVDYDLGAVAGASLHTDGYKGHARMVVDEDRKVIVGFTLAGPDVAELIHAATIAIVGEVPLDRLWHAVPAYPTVSEVWLRLLETYGR, from the coding sequence ATGACCACCATCGAGTACGACGTGGTCGTGATCGGTGCCGGTCCGGTCGGGGAGAACGTTGCCGACCGGGTCGTGCGAGGTGGACTGACCGCCGCCATTGTCGAGCGGGAGTTGGTCGGTGGTGAGTGCTCGTACTGGGCCTGTATGCCGACCAAGGCGTTGCTGCGCAGTGCGTCCGCGTTGCGGGCGGCTCGCCAGCTGCCGGGCGCGCGTGAGGCAGTGACGGGAGACCTGGACGTCGCGGCGGTGCTGGGCCGGCGGGACTCCTTCGCGTCGCACTGGCAGGACGACGGGCAGGTTTCGTGGTTGGAGTCGGCTGGCATCGCGCTGCACCGCGGTCATGGGCGGATCAGTTCCGCCCGGACTGTCGAGGTGGCCGGCGTCGACGGCGTCACGACGAGGCTGACCGCGCGGCACGCGGTGGTCGTTGCCACCGGCAGCAGCGCTCTGTTGCCGGACATCCCGGGTCTACGGGAGGCGGCGCCGTGGTCCAGCCGCGAGGCCGCTTCGGCCGGGTCGGTTCCCCGCCGGCTCGCCATCATCGGTGGTGGCGTGGTGGCGGCCGAGATGGCGACAGCGTTCGCCGCTCTGGGGTCGTCGGTGACGGTGCTGGCCCGCGATGGCCTGCTGCCCTCGGCAGAGCCGTTCGCCGGTGAACTGGTCACCGAATCATTGCGCGAGGCCGGTGTCTCGGTACGCCTCGGCGCGGAGGCCGTCTCGGTCGAGCGTGACGCCAGCGGAGTCGTCCGCATCGGCACCGCCTCCGGCGAACGGATCGAAGCTGACGAGGTGCTGGTGGCCGTTGGTCGTACACCGAACACGCAGGACATCGGCCTGGACGGCATCGGGCTGGCGCCCGGTGCGTGGCTGGCGGTCGACGACACCTTGCGCGTCGTCGGCGGCGGGGAGTGGCTGTATGCCGCAGGCGACGTGAACCGGCGGGTGCTGTTGACCCATCAGGGCAAGTATCAGGCGCGGGCGGTGGGCGATGTGATCGTGGCCCGGGCGAAGGGTGCGAAGGTCGAGGACGGCCGATGGGGTCGGCACGTCGCGACGGCAGACGAGCGTGCGGTGCCGCAGGTGGTCTTCACCGACCCGGAGATCGCGTCGGTGGGCTTGACGGCGGCCGCGGCCGCGGCCGCCGGGCTGCGGATCCGGGTCGTGGACTACGACCTCGGGGCCGTCGCCGGAGCTTCCCTGCACACCGATGGCTACAAGGGACACGCTCGCATGGTCGTCGACGAGGACCGAAAGGTGATCGTCGGCTTCACCCTCGCCGGTCCGGACGTGGCGGAACTGATCCACGCCGCGACGATCGCCATCGTCGGTGAGGTCCCGCTGGACCGGCTGTGGCATGCGGTTCCGGCGTACCC
- a CDS encoding TetR/AcrR family transcriptional regulator → MTRGKPDARPSEARLRLLNTATRLFYSEGIHSVGIDRIIAEAKVTRATFYRHFPSKDDLILAYLREVHKMERSTVDAAIATDDSSPADPLLAIAGSIAQNIQSPGFRGCAFLNAAAEYPATEHPVRQEIIAHRQWFLDTLSTLMGRVHQETADPAARHFVMLRDGAMAAGCLFDPALVSETFLRGVEGLLLINAERQSTESAG, encoded by the coding sequence ATGACGCGTGGCAAACCCGACGCTCGTCCCTCTGAAGCGCGCCTCCGGCTGCTCAACACGGCAACCAGGCTCTTCTACTCGGAGGGCATCCACTCCGTCGGCATCGACCGGATCATCGCCGAGGCGAAGGTGACCCGGGCGACCTTCTACCGGCACTTCCCCAGCAAGGACGACCTCATCCTCGCCTACCTGCGTGAAGTCCATAAGATGGAGCGCAGCACGGTCGACGCGGCAATCGCCACCGACGACTCATCCCCCGCCGACCCACTCCTTGCCATTGCCGGGTCCATCGCGCAGAACATCCAGTCCCCCGGGTTCCGTGGATGCGCCTTCCTGAACGCCGCGGCGGAGTATCCGGCCACGGAACATCCCGTACGCCAAGAGATCATCGCCCACCGGCAGTGGTTCCTGGACACGCTCAGCACGCTGATGGGGCGGGTTCACCAGGAGACGGCGGATCCCGCCGCGCGCCATTTCGTCATGCTCCGCGACGGCGCCATGGCGGCCGGATGCCTCTTCGACCCCGCGCTGGTGTCGGAGACCTTCCTCCGCGGCGTCGAAGGTCTTCTTCTGATCAATGCCGAGCGCCAGTCGACCGAGTCCGCCGGCTAG
- a CDS encoding low temperature requirement protein A, translating to MTAGRGAELLRPPTSSGRATFLELFFDLAFVVALTRVSQRFAGLSDDTGWALVTGFGRTLLLFLALWLIWSHTAWITSRYEPEQPIIQAVVVGTMFAGLIMAVTLPRAMEERALPFVAAYLMVMVVRPLVVAAALHGHPRRLVPFRLAVWASASAPLWLVGALGPDRLRLPLWAAALAVDYLAWGLGWPLPWLGASKVSRWRIAGTHLADRYQQVFLIALGESILVIGVVFGGTDYSAERAAAFAVAFATSALLWRIYFHCAGLLLTDALDRAVMPGRLGAASERTHLLIVLSVLVTAVGYELVIDHPFGQPRPSWLLFVVGGPMLFLVARMRLEYEIFGRLSLSRLLGLVALLLVTPALTRWAPMVGLSVVAGVLALVALIDALRSRGRPVEVPAPPVGREDSDVRDSEA from the coding sequence ATGACGGCGGGGCGGGGTGCCGAGCTGCTGCGTCCTCCGACCAGTTCGGGCCGCGCGACGTTCCTGGAGCTGTTCTTCGATCTGGCCTTCGTGGTGGCCCTCACCCGGGTCTCGCAACGATTCGCCGGCTTGAGCGATGACACCGGCTGGGCGCTCGTCACCGGGTTCGGACGTACGTTGCTGCTCTTTCTGGCGCTCTGGCTGATCTGGTCGCACACCGCCTGGATCACCAGCCGCTACGAACCTGAGCAGCCGATCATTCAGGCCGTCGTGGTCGGCACCATGTTCGCCGGCCTGATCATGGCGGTGACGCTGCCCCGCGCTATGGAGGAGCGGGCGCTGCCGTTCGTGGCCGCGTACCTGATGGTGATGGTGGTGCGGCCGCTGGTGGTCGCCGCCGCGCTGCATGGCCACCCACGACGGCTGGTGCCGTTCCGGCTTGCCGTGTGGGCTTCGGCGAGCGCGCCTCTGTGGCTGGTCGGCGCGTTGGGTCCGGACCGACTTCGCCTGCCGTTGTGGGCTGCCGCCCTCGCCGTCGACTACCTCGCCTGGGGTCTGGGCTGGCCGCTGCCGTGGCTCGGGGCCTCGAAGGTGAGCCGCTGGCGGATCGCGGGGACCCACCTTGCCGACCGATACCAGCAGGTGTTTCTCATCGCGCTCGGCGAGTCGATTCTGGTCATCGGCGTGGTTTTCGGCGGCACGGACTATTCCGCCGAGCGGGCAGCCGCCTTCGCTGTCGCGTTCGCCACCAGCGCGCTGCTCTGGCGGATCTACTTCCACTGCGCCGGTCTGCTGCTGACCGACGCGTTGGATCGGGCGGTCATGCCCGGCCGCCTGGGCGCGGCGTCGGAACGGACGCATCTGCTGATCGTTCTCAGCGTGCTCGTCACGGCGGTCGGCTACGAGCTGGTGATCGATCATCCGTTCGGGCAGCCGCGGCCCAGTTGGCTTCTGTTCGTGGTGGGCGGTCCGATGCTCTTCCTCGTCGCCCGTATGCGGCTGGAGTACGAGATATTTGGCCGACTTTCCCTTTCCCGCCTGCTCGGACTGGTGGCTCTGCTGTTGGTCACGCCGGCATTGACCCGCTGGGCGCCAATGGTCGGGCTGAGCGTGGTCGCCGGAGTGTTGGCCCTTGTCGCGCTGATCGACGCGCTGCGCAGCCGGGGACGGCCGGTGGAGGTTCCCGCCCCGCCGGTCGGTCGGGAGGATTCCGACGTTCGCGACTCCGAGGCGTGA
- a CDS encoding TetR/AcrR family transcriptional regulator has product MGHEPARPAVSRHHGNRHGRSERARQAVLEAADDLVAAKGFAGVTMEEIASSAGVAKQTVYRWWSSKTDVLMDAFLQDAAEHLTPADTGDLDRDLRVHLRQLADFLSHSDPGAVFKALIGHAQHDQTFAAAFRARFLDEQRQRDRLPLDRAVQRGQISADLDVAAELDQMVGPIFYRVLVTGESVDADFTDHLVDGFFSRRPSTPPA; this is encoded by the coding sequence ATGGGGCACGAACCAGCCAGGCCAGCAGTAAGCCGCCACCATGGCAACCGGCACGGGCGCAGCGAACGTGCCCGGCAGGCGGTGCTGGAGGCTGCCGACGACCTGGTCGCCGCGAAGGGCTTTGCGGGCGTCACCATGGAAGAAATCGCGTCCAGCGCCGGTGTCGCCAAGCAGACCGTCTACCGCTGGTGGTCGTCGAAGACGGACGTCCTCATGGACGCCTTCCTGCAAGACGCGGCCGAGCACCTGACCCCGGCCGACACTGGTGACCTGGACCGCGACCTACGCGTGCACCTGCGCCAACTGGCTGACTTTCTCAGCCACTCCGATCCCGGCGCCGTCTTCAAGGCACTGATCGGCCACGCCCAGCACGACCAGACCTTCGCAGCAGCGTTCCGCGCCCGGTTTCTCGACGAGCAGCGCCAACGGGACCGCCTACCGCTGGATCGGGCGGTGCAACGGGGCCAAATCTCCGCCGACCTCGATGTCGCGGCCGAGCTCGATCAGATGGTAGGACCAATTTTCTACCGGGTCCTGGTGACCGGAGAGTCTGTCGACGCGGATTTCACCGACCACCTGGTCGACGGATTCTTCAGCCGCCGACCCTCGACGCCACCCGCCTGA
- a CDS encoding O-methyltransferase has protein sequence MTFTNTLHDTRVAAALSAMFRRAEHDDAMTRRYQAQRTPGAAPMTHREHSDAAAQVYMPISARGGQLIYNLVRAVRPATVVEFGTSFGISTLYLAAAVRDNGTGRVISTELSATKVAAAQRTFTEVGLDELITVLEGDALQTLTTLEGPVDFVLLDGWKDLCLPVLRLLEPRIAPGTLVVADDVNLRSLQTYLDYVRESANGYHSVTFPVEDGMEISCRL, from the coding sequence ATGACGTTCACTAACACGCTGCACGACACCCGCGTAGCCGCTGCCCTGTCCGCGATGTTCCGCCGAGCCGAACACGACGACGCCATGACCAGGCGTTATCAGGCGCAGCGCACTCCCGGAGCGGCGCCGATGACGCACCGGGAACACTCCGACGCCGCCGCGCAGGTCTACATGCCGATCTCCGCCCGCGGCGGGCAACTGATCTACAACCTCGTCCGGGCTGTCCGTCCGGCCACCGTCGTCGAGTTCGGCACCTCCTTCGGGATCTCCACCCTGTATCTGGCCGCCGCCGTCCGCGACAACGGCACCGGCCGGGTGATCAGCACCGAGTTGAGTGCGACGAAGGTCGCTGCCGCGCAGCGCACCTTCACCGAGGTCGGCCTGGATGAGCTGATCACCGTGCTCGAGGGCGACGCCCTGCAGACCCTCACCACCCTTGAAGGCCCGGTGGATTTCGTCCTGCTCGACGGCTGGAAGGATCTTTGTCTGCCGGTGTTGCGACTGCTCGAGCCCCGCATCGCACCGGGCACCCTTGTCGTCGCCGATGACGTGAACCTGCGTTCCCTGCAGACATATCTCGACTACGTCCGAGAATCCGCCAACGGATACCACAGCGTGACTTTTCCCGTTGAGGACGGAATGGAGATCAGTTGCCGCCTCTGA
- a CDS encoding PQQ-dependent sugar dehydrogenase yields MSRRRSRPATMLAGLLILTLSALLLPPAPVTGAAAAGTSHTRAAPLAELTVVSERVAFGLQRPIAITGLPDGRMLIAEKNGTVRAYHPDTGLAPDPVLDLTARIDPSDNERGLLGITPAPNFARTGMLYVAYTSLPAGALTLARVSLNAPDRVQVLLTQEHAEFGNHNGGQVAFGRDGYLYWSLGDGGNANDPFKSGQNLGTLLGKIVRIDVNRSCGGKPYCVPYDNPFVRTSGARPEIWVYGLRNPWKFSIDPADNSLWIGDVGQGLIEEINHVRPSQRGANLGWSCREGTPVFDETQCRPGVRLTDPVVEYDHYMTENCSIIGGLVYRGSVTPEARGTYIASDYCSTRAFAVRPKSTGGYESAEIGTFPTQPTAFGADVNGELYVLSDLPGWLSKVRFERIQPAPTGGPANR; encoded by the coding sequence ATGTCGCGACGGCGAAGTCGCCCGGCCACCATGCTGGCCGGGCTGCTCATCCTGACCCTGTCCGCGTTGTTGTTGCCACCGGCGCCGGTGACCGGCGCTGCGGCGGCCGGCACATCTCACACCCGCGCTGCGCCTCTCGCCGAGCTGACCGTGGTCTCCGAACGGGTGGCTTTCGGTCTGCAGCGTCCGATCGCGATCACCGGGCTCCCGGACGGCCGGATGCTGATCGCGGAGAAGAACGGCACCGTCCGCGCCTATCACCCCGACACCGGCCTGGCGCCCGACCCGGTGCTCGACCTCACCGCCCGGATCGACCCGTCGGACAACGAGCGCGGCCTGCTCGGCATCACGCCTGCGCCGAACTTCGCACGGACCGGGATGCTCTACGTGGCGTACACGAGCCTGCCGGCCGGCGCGCTGACCCTGGCGCGAGTGTCCCTCAACGCTCCTGATCGGGTGCAGGTGCTGCTCACCCAGGAGCACGCCGAGTTCGGCAACCACAACGGCGGACAGGTGGCGTTCGGCCGCGATGGCTACCTCTACTGGTCGCTCGGCGACGGCGGCAACGCGAACGACCCGTTCAAGAGCGGTCAGAACCTCGGCACCCTGCTCGGCAAGATTGTGCGGATCGATGTCAACCGCAGCTGTGGGGGGAAGCCCTACTGCGTGCCCTACGACAACCCGTTCGTCCGCACGTCGGGCGCGCGGCCGGAGATCTGGGTCTACGGGCTACGCAACCCGTGGAAGTTCTCCATCGACCCGGCCGACAACTCGCTGTGGATCGGTGACGTCGGCCAGGGCCTGATCGAGGAGATCAACCACGTCCGCCCGTCGCAGCGTGGCGCGAACCTCGGCTGGTCCTGTCGCGAGGGCACCCCGGTCTTCGACGAGACGCAGTGCCGGCCGGGCGTGCGGCTCACCGACCCGGTCGTCGAGTACGACCACTACATGACGGAGAACTGCTCCATCATCGGCGGCCTGGTGTACCGGGGGTCCGTCACCCCGGAGGCGCGGGGGACCTACATCGCGAGCGACTACTGCTCGACCCGCGCGTTCGCCGTGCGTCCCAAGTCCACGGGTGGCTACGAGTCCGCCGAGATCGGCACCTTCCCCACCCAGCCGACGGCGTTCGGCGCCGACGTGAACGGCGAGCTGTACGTGCTCAGTGACCTCCCTGGCTGGCTGAGCAAGGTGCGGTTCGAGCGGATCCAGCCAGCCCCCACCGGCGGCCCGGCGAACCGCTGA
- a CDS encoding CocE/NonD family hydrolase produces the protein MSTVGTRWRRGVAVLSATVLAALGAAPQALAADGPPSIVVQDGVTQPAFGYADAIRERLFIDSTFDSDNDGLRDIIAFDLMRPAATAQGLKAPVVMDASPYYSTVCRGNESECKADLDGDGLLDKWPLFYDNYFVPRGYAVILLDMVGTNNSTGCPTTNANQDNLSAKQAINWLNGRATARNAAGEVVKADWHNGKTGMIGKSYDGSLAMATAVTGVKGLTTVVPISGPTEYYDYVRSNGVVTRGNSYVSSLANTVTNPERREYCKPVRDAIGAADGDEHGDYTSFWNERSYVKKVPNVTASVLLYHGLNDDNVRPDHFSKFWYALAENNVPRKLWLSQEGHVDPFDSRRAVWVSTLHRWFDFWLQNVANGIMDEPRVDLERSADVWETHADWPIPGKADTEVYLQPGTTGAGGLGLVPTAKPATGAFQDNRTQSQNTMILNPDVVQPNRLAFLSAPLSAPLHISGTPTVQLRASADQTDTNLGAILVDYGTDERVAHRASGEGIITLTTEDCWGQSSPTDDGCYKQTTKRVATADYELVTKGIMDAQNRQSIRVSVPLVQGESYNFSFPLLPEDYVFKPGHRIGVIIVASYPQYSSQADTTAANLQVALKSSNIVLPVVGGTAAAHAAGL, from the coding sequence ATGTCTACAGTGGGAACGCGCTGGCGCAGAGGCGTGGCCGTACTGTCCGCGACAGTGCTCGCCGCCCTCGGCGCGGCGCCGCAGGCGCTGGCGGCGGACGGCCCGCCGTCGATCGTCGTCCAGGACGGGGTCACCCAGCCGGCGTTCGGCTACGCCGACGCCATTCGGGAACGCCTCTTCATCGACTCCACCTTCGACAGCGACAACGACGGTCTGCGCGACATCATCGCGTTCGACCTGATGCGGCCGGCGGCCACCGCGCAGGGGCTCAAGGCCCCCGTGGTGATGGATGCCAGCCCGTACTACTCGACGGTCTGCCGAGGCAACGAGTCCGAGTGCAAGGCGGACCTCGACGGCGACGGGCTGCTCGACAAGTGGCCGCTGTTCTACGACAACTACTTCGTGCCGCGCGGCTACGCGGTCATCCTGCTGGACATGGTCGGCACCAACAACTCCACCGGCTGCCCGACCACCAACGCCAACCAGGACAACCTGAGCGCCAAGCAGGCCATCAACTGGCTCAACGGCAGGGCCACCGCCCGCAACGCCGCCGGTGAGGTCGTCAAGGCGGACTGGCACAACGGCAAGACGGGGATGATCGGCAAGTCGTACGACGGCTCACTGGCCATGGCCACGGCGGTGACCGGCGTGAAGGGCCTGACCACTGTCGTGCCCATCAGCGGACCGACCGAGTACTACGACTACGTGCGCAGCAACGGCGTGGTCACCCGTGGCAACAGCTACGTGTCCTCGCTGGCCAACACGGTCACCAACCCCGAGCGCCGGGAGTACTGCAAGCCGGTGCGCGACGCGATAGGCGCCGCCGACGGCGACGAGCACGGCGACTACACGTCCTTCTGGAACGAGCGCAGCTACGTCAAGAAGGTCCCCAACGTCACCGCGAGCGTGCTGCTCTACCACGGCCTCAACGACGACAACGTCCGCCCGGACCACTTCAGCAAGTTCTGGTACGCCCTGGCGGAGAACAACGTGCCGCGCAAGCTGTGGCTGTCCCAGGAGGGCCACGTCGACCCGTTCGACTCGCGCCGCGCGGTGTGGGTGTCGACGCTGCACCGGTGGTTCGACTTCTGGCTGCAGAACGTCGCCAACGGCATCATGGACGAGCCGCGGGTGGACCTGGAGCGGTCCGCCGACGTGTGGGAGACCCACGCCGACTGGCCGATCCCCGGCAAGGCTGACACGGAGGTGTACCTCCAGCCCGGCACCACCGGCGCGGGTGGCCTCGGGCTGGTGCCCACCGCGAAGCCGGCGACCGGCGCGTTCCAGGACAACCGCACGCAGAGTCAGAACACGATGATCCTCAACCCGGACGTGGTGCAGCCCAACCGGCTGGCCTTCCTCTCCGCGCCACTCTCCGCGCCGCTGCACATCTCCGGCACCCCCACCGTGCAGCTGCGGGCCTCCGCCGACCAGACCGACACCAACCTCGGCGCGATCCTGGTCGACTACGGCACCGACGAGCGGGTCGCGCACCGGGCCTCCGGCGAGGGAATCATCACCCTGACCACGGAGGACTGCTGGGGCCAGAGCAGCCCGACCGACGACGGCTGCTACAAGCAGACGACGAAGCGGGTGGCCACGGCAGACTACGAGCTGGTCACCAAGGGCATCATGGACGCGCAGAACCGGCAGTCGATCCGCGTCTCCGTGCCACTGGTGCAGGGGGAGTCGTACAACTTCAGCTTCCCGCTGCTGCCGGAGGACTACGTCTTCAAGCCCGGCCACCGGATCGGCGTGATCATCGTGGCCAGCTACCCGCAGTACTCCAGCCAGGCCGACACCACCGCCGCGAACCTGCAGGTCGCGCTGAAGAGCAGCAACATCGTCCTACCTGTGGTCGGCGGGACCGCCGCCGCGCACGCCGCCGGCCTCTGA
- a CDS encoding TlpA family protein disulfide reductase codes for MRQALLPLVLAAALLGGCSSTPEPEPPPAPAGGAAALPGPLPADLALRPAPGTAPAAPAFTGALTDGTPFAAAELWAQRPVVLTFFSSWCTTCASRQAALSELARTYRDRVVFVGVAGADQADEVQEYLRAHRVEYPVVLDDQQTIWRSYAVREPPAVVLVAKGGALLRGWPGGLDAPTLDRRLRELVLAGQP; via the coding sequence ATGAGACAGGCACTCCTGCCGCTGGTGCTGGCGGCGGCGCTGCTGGGTGGATGCAGCAGTACGCCCGAGCCCGAGCCCCCGCCGGCTCCCGCCGGAGGGGCGGCGGCGCTGCCCGGGCCGCTCCCCGCCGACCTGGCGTTGCGCCCGGCGCCCGGCACCGCCCCGGCCGCCCCGGCGTTCACCGGCGCGCTGACCGACGGCACACCGTTCGCCGCCGCCGAGCTGTGGGCGCAACGTCCCGTCGTGCTCACCTTCTTCAGCTCCTGGTGCACCACCTGCGCCAGCCGCCAGGCCGCCCTCAGTGAGCTTGCCCGCACCTACCGGGACCGGGTGGTCTTCGTCGGCGTGGCCGGCGCGGACCAGGCCGACGAGGTCCAGGAGTACCTACGCGCTCACCGGGTGGAGTATCCGGTCGTCCTGGACGACCAGCAGACGATCTGGCGTTCGTACGCGGTGCGGGAGCCGCCGGCCGTGGTGCTGGTGGCCAAGGGCGGCGCCCTGCTCCGCGGCTGGCCGGGTGGCCTGGACGCCCCAACCCTCGACAGGCGGCTGCGGGAGCTGGTGCTGGCCGGCCAGCCGTAG
- a CDS encoding M6 family metalloprotease domain-containing protein gives MHRVTPHRTRLRRAVLAAAVVTTLVATGAAQAAAAPANPAGGAAPFQVVDPQVWQNPDTMTWNDFKAVPGRNWADPSVSGSVRNFKIALVALDYPDETFAVSQRARSTVFGNPQSVATNIPRADVPKFYQDFLNTPNTLNKGHTLHEYWMQDSNGRYGVDLAGFGPYQMPAKSYQYGLDNGFNPGACPSGDVCGKNIRTDGLGAWRAAVGEEVANQYELVFILSAGQDESSTWQEFGQMIFQNKEDVPDAWGPPDPNLPNWAKTRYVDWTSWKAAATLWPNAGGGSSTQGESSGMGVYAHELTHLLGIGDNYNNPYGEPLRRAYTGIWSMMSRGSFNGPGGPHTRWQIPPTNGGSMGSLHTVRDKLKIGLLGEEHVLRLSRESLASSGMVVAQVTARAVDAGPKGLSGVNIALNKDLSPTCGVTTDPLCDGGSFNNYTVEVVDRMGADSFTPDSGVLLSKTKNADSAPFQWVVDANPQDIDMIDFYRPDGTPQKITMGDYRQLSDALFHAGADTGSQYEYVDEANRLHFYVIDLKRDSAGSLSYTVAVRSLDGTGGPSSHGVLLGKGEVTGGGKPTNRGVTCSFELTNTGSYSAGGQQHPENVSAYLKSDVYRLSADVAGKGWRTWLPNQLATAQFGKATTVTVSVGATAAAADTGFVKLTATSESDPTKTVTKQCRVEKS, from the coding sequence GTGCACCGTGTTACCCCCCATCGAACCCGGCTGAGGCGGGCCGTGCTGGCCGCAGCCGTGGTGACCACGCTCGTGGCGACCGGGGCGGCGCAGGCCGCCGCGGCCCCGGCCAACCCGGCCGGCGGCGCCGCGCCGTTCCAGGTCGTCGACCCGCAGGTCTGGCAGAACCCGGACACGATGACCTGGAACGACTTCAAGGCCGTGCCTGGCAGGAACTGGGCCGACCCGAGCGTCTCGGGCTCGGTCCGCAACTTCAAGATCGCCCTGGTGGCGCTCGACTATCCGGACGAGACGTTCGCCGTCTCCCAGCGGGCCCGCTCGACGGTCTTCGGCAACCCGCAGTCCGTCGCGACAAACATTCCTCGCGCGGACGTGCCGAAGTTCTACCAGGACTTCCTGAACACCCCGAACACCCTCAACAAGGGCCACACCCTGCACGAGTACTGGATGCAGGACTCCAACGGCCGCTACGGCGTCGACCTCGCCGGGTTCGGGCCGTACCAGATGCCGGCCAAGTCCTACCAGTACGGGCTGGACAACGGGTTCAACCCGGGTGCCTGCCCGAGCGGGGACGTGTGCGGCAAGAACATCCGCACCGACGGCCTGGGCGCCTGGCGGGCGGCCGTCGGCGAGGAGGTCGCCAACCAGTACGAGTTGGTGTTCATCCTCAGCGCCGGCCAGGACGAGTCGTCGACCTGGCAGGAGTTCGGGCAGATGATCTTCCAGAACAAGGAGGACGTGCCGGACGCCTGGGGCCCGCCGGACCCCAACCTGCCGAACTGGGCGAAGACCCGCTACGTGGACTGGACCTCGTGGAAGGCGGCGGCGACACTGTGGCCGAACGCCGGCGGCGGTTCCTCGACGCAGGGGGAGAGCTCCGGCATGGGCGTCTACGCCCACGAGCTGACCCACCTGCTGGGCATCGGCGACAACTACAACAACCCGTACGGCGAGCCGCTGCGTAGGGCGTACACCGGGATCTGGAGCATGATGTCGCGCGGGTCGTTCAACGGCCCGGGCGGTCCGCACACCCGCTGGCAGATCCCGCCGACCAACGGTGGCTCGATGGGCTCGCTGCACACCGTGCGGGACAAGCTCAAGATCGGTCTGCTCGGTGAGGAGCACGTGCTGCGGCTCTCGCGGGAGTCGCTGGCCTCCTCGGGAATGGTGGTCGCGCAGGTCACGGCCCGGGCGGTCGACGCCGGCCCGAAGGGTCTGAGCGGCGTGAACATCGCGCTGAACAAGGACCTGTCGCCGACGTGTGGTGTCACCACCGACCCGTTGTGCGACGGTGGCAGCTTCAACAACTACACGGTCGAGGTCGTCGACCGGATGGGCGCGGACTCCTTCACCCCGGACAGCGGGGTGCTGCTGAGCAAGACGAAGAACGCCGACAGCGCGCCGTTTCAGTGGGTGGTGGACGCCAACCCGCAGGACATCGACATGATCGACTTCTATCGGCCGGACGGCACCCCGCAGAAGATCACCATGGGTGACTACCGGCAGCTCTCCGACGCGCTGTTCCACGCCGGCGCCGACACCGGCAGCCAGTACGAGTACGTCGACGAGGCCAACCGGCTGCACTTCTACGTCATCGACCTCAAGCGGGACTCGGCCGGCTCGCTCTCCTACACCGTGGCGGTGCGTTCGCTGGACGGCACCGGCGGGCCGAGCAGTCACGGCGTGCTGCTGGGCAAGGGTGAGGTGACCGGCGGCGGCAAGCCGACCAACCGCGGGGTGACCTGCTCGTTCGAGTTGACCAACACCGGTTCGTACTCGGCCGGCGGGCAGCAGCACCCGGAGAACGTCAGCGCGTACCTGAAGTCGGACGTCTACCGCCTGTCGGCGGACGTGGCCGGCAAGGGCTGGCGGACCTGGCTGCCCAACCAGCTCGCCACCGCGCAGTTCGGCAAGGCCACCACGGTCACGGTGTCGGTGGGCGCCACCGCCGCCGCCGCGGACACCGGTTTCGTGAAGCTCACCGCGACCTCGGAGAGCGACCCGACGAAGACGGTGACCAAGCAATGCCGGGTCGAGAAGTCCTGA